The stretch of DNA atcccggcgccactGGACATGcacgccgggccgacggggtggcggctcagcgacgggggagtgcccattcccccgttaccCGACACCGTGGCGAAGTCCaggtacttcgccgaggaggtcgaggtcGCGCGCGCCTCCCTGACCGACGACGAgcgctccctcccccagtacgccaccGGCAATCatgcggcttgggcggcgtacttccagcgCCGCCAGCAGTAGTGCCTGGCctccaccaacggcgcgccggtggtcggcggcgtgaagaacagcgaggggcgccacctgtggtggggcgtccccggccgcatgcTGGATGGCGTGCTAGCGTACCTCGAcggcggcaacaacccgccgttgACCTATCCTGCGACGGGGGCCGCCCCGTCGCAACACCGACGCGCATGCGCGCCAAGGAGGTtcgcctcctcctcttcttcctcctctcgctcatCTTCCCACTCCTCCTGTTCTCCGGCgcttctcggcgtcaaggccgagcccgcggcggagacaccAATCGGTCGGCGCACTCGCAGCGTCGGCatcatcatcaacgagggcggccggcgcgcctcctcctcgtcggctcctccacgcttcgtcaagccaaagatggagccggggctggcgccggtgaaggcgaAGTTCGACGACAacgacgcggccctagaatgggcgcgccaggactccattgcgatggagaaggcgcgccgggagaaggagaaggagtgccagcacgccgccctgcgccgcttcgaggagcgccgaggcggccgcgatgaagacggggtcgtcgtcttatgcgacagcgatgacgacgacaacccgccgccgccagtccgccatggcgacgctgggcaggggtccagcaggggcgcccgcgtcaaggaggagaaggccgccgccgacgatggcggcgacgacttcagccccttttcttttttagattaggttaatgtaatgaaaatgcgcgaATTTCACCGAGATTTGCCATGTTTGgccgaaatttaactagtttttattataacttcgccgaacggtccttctttttttattttaatacgcgcctgggggcggccctgggggccgacggctggggaccgactcgcccgcagggccattttttgcgccggctcacccccaggcgacgcttttagacgccccctggggggccaacggctggagatgctcttacatacAGGATGGACAGAGACTTGAGACACGGCCGAGATAAACAAAACGATTTACGGCCCGCCAATATCGGCGTACTAGACCGGCGAGACAAACAAGATCAACACTGATCCAACGGTGGAAGATTTAGATGTGAGAtaactatttcacatctagatgtgaaatagcaaatcCGTTTTAAAAAACTTGACAAACTTGCAAATACtttataaaaatatataaaaacataTGTCCATTATTGGAGAACCATAGTTAGGCGCGGACAACAAACATACAACATACTCATGGCATTGCGCATGAACGTATCCGAAAGAAAAATAGCAGCGGCGTACAACTCGCGTGTGCCCCGATCATGTCCATTATTTAACGAGTTTAAACAAACTCCCTGATTATTACATTTGCTGCATGCACGTGTGAGGCGTGACACGAGCACGAAGTGGCTTCTTCATCGCTTTGAAGAATCCGTCGAGCTCCGTGAGGTCGACGCCACAATTTCCCTCGGTCCACTCGAACTCGCGCACCAGCGCTGCCAGCAAGCACTTGACATTGAGCATCCCCAGAGCCATGCCTGGGCAGTACCTCCGCCCTGCGCCGAACGGCATCATCTTGATCTCCTTGGGCCCCGGCAGAGGCCCAAcggcctctccctctcctccgGCAAGGAACCTCTCCGGCCGGAACTCGTTGGGATCCGTCCATGTCTTGGGGTCCCTCCCGATGTCCCCCAAGACGAAGTGCACGCGCAAACCGCCGGCCGGCATGGCCGTTTGGCGGACCACTCCTCCCTCGGCGCGGATGTCGCGCATGACGAACGGCGTCGGCGGGTGCATGCGGAGGCTCTCGAGCACCACGGCGTGGAGGTACGGCGCCATGCCGCGGTGGAGTATTTCTCTCTCCTCGTCCTCGGACTCGGAGGGATACTTGTTGTCACCGTCGTACTTGATGTTGATGATGGCCTCGCGACGCAGTTTGTTCTGGATCTCCGGCCGGGTGACTAGGTGAGCGAGGGTGCACTCCACGCAAGCCACAACGGTCTCCGTGCCGGCGCCGAGGAATTCTAACACGAGGCTCACCATCTCGTCTTCCGTGAGGGCTCGGCGTAGATGCTCGTCATTGTCGTCGTCCTCGTCTGGAACGCGGAGACGGATGAGCGAATCGACGTATGAACGGGCGTGGCCGTCGCAAAATCGTGACGACTGCCGCCGTGCCTCCTCGATGAGAGGGAGGAAAAGCTCGGCCAGCCGGCGGCGCAAGGCGATAGGATCTCTTTGTCGTCGCCTCCAGTAGCCCAAGAGCTTAGACTCGCACGTGGAGGTGGATTCCACGGCGGCGAGGATGAACTCCCGGAACTCGCACTGCATGACCCGCACGTCGGCCTCGTCGACCAGGCCTTCTCCAAAGCACATGCGTGCAATCATGGAGAACACGGCGGCATAGAGGCTGTCGCGGACGACCACCGCCCTGCCCTTGCTTGCGGCTGACTGGACGCTAGCGACGATGTCGTCGATGGCCGCCCGTCGCAGCGGCGCATAGGAAGCGTAGCGCGTGGGGTGGATGGTCTCCGCTGCGAGGTTGCACCGCAGGGTGCGCCAGAGCGGGCCGTATGGCACGGAGATTATGTTGTCGCTCCGTCGGCGGCGGTGACCTTTGACGATAGGGATGCGGAACATGGACATTGGGCGGTTGGAGAAAGCGTCGGCGTACTCAACCAGTGCGCGCCTGGTGACGGCAGCATCGCTGATCTCGATGATCGGCTGAGGGATCACCCGCGCCGGCACACGGCAGATGCGTCGGAACACAgctaggacaaggaagaagaaggaggcatAAGCAAGTACTGAAAGCAAAGACTCCATATATTGTTCCTGGTGGAAATCAGTAAGAACTTGCTTTGCTGCTTTGCTCCTGTCATCGGTGTTTATATAGAAAACATTACAGGACTGGCTCCAGGCCCGTACACGGAGCTACATTGCTTCACAACGTACGTGTGGTGGGTCAGCAGCAGACAGAACACTTAGCCAAGTCAGTTGACTCCTTGTCCATCCGATCCAACGTTGAGATTTGCACTTTTTCCTCGGATCAATTAACTGACAGTTTTGCTATTTCTTAGGCGCTTGAGAATTTTATTCACGTCAATCACCTTTTCTTTTTTACGGAAGGGTCAATCAACTATTCTAGTTCATtccgaactcaccagaaagaatag from Triticum dicoccoides isolate Atlit2015 ecotype Zavitan chromosome 6A, WEW_v2.0, whole genome shotgun sequence encodes:
- the LOC119314879 gene encoding cytochrome P450 89A2-like encodes the protein MESLLSVLAYASFFFLVLAVFRRICRVPARVIPQPIIEISDAAVTRRALVEYADAFSNRPMSMFRIPIVKGHRRRRSDNIISVPYGPLWRTLRCNLAAETIHPTRYASYAPLRRAAIDDIVASVQSAASKGRAVVVRDSLYAAVFSMIARMCFGEGLVDEADVRVMQCEFREFILAAVESTSTCESKLLGYWRRRQRDPIALRRRLAELFLPLIEEARRQSSRFCDGHARSYVDSLIRLRVPDEDDDNDEHLRRALTEDEMVSLVLEFLGAGTETVVACVECTLAHLVTRPEIQNKLRREAIINIKYDGDNKYPSESEDEEREILHRGMAPYLHAVVLESLRMHPPTPFVMRDIRAEGGVVRQTAMPAGGLRVHFVLGDIGRDPKTWTDPNEFRPERFLAGGEGEAVGPLPGPKEIKMMPFGAGRRYCPGMALGMLNVKCLLAALVREFEWTEGNCGVDLTELDGFFKAMKKPLRARVTPHTCMQQM